The genomic stretch ACGAAACCAGTAAATAATATCATCATCAAGATATAGTGTAATCTGAGTTTTATCCTTAATAACTATACAAATAATAGCCGTCCTTTTGGTTCAGGAATGGTTCGTCCTAATTCTTTTGCCGTTTCAATCCATTCTTGAATAACAATTTCAGCATTTTGTACAGCTTCTTGATAGGTTTCTCCATCTGCCATACATCCTGCTAATTCTGGAACTTCAGCAATAAAAGCTTGATCTTCTTCACTCCAATAGATAATTAATTCATAGCGAATTTTCATCTTTCCCTCCTAATTTATATTTTAAAATTAGATTACGAATTTGTTTGACTTGATAAGTTTTTGCTTTTCCTTGACTACTTAATGTCAAAGAATGCAAGTTTTTTAACAAGAGTTTAACCCCATATATTAATATTTATAGTTCTATTAATACCCTGATTTTAGCTGCTTGTGTATCAACTTTCGGCTTAAGAATAATTTCAATATCTTTATCAAGAGCATTGAGGATAGAAAACAAATCTTCAAGAAAAAATTGACTAAGTTTTCCCTTGATTAATTGAGATGCTTCTAATTTTGATATGCCTAAAGTTTCTGCCGTTTCAGTTTCCGTGAAGTTCCTTTCATTGACAATATCAATAATACGAGATAGAATCTGAGCGCGGACTAAAGTTTGTTTTGCTTCTGGATCACCTAAATCATCGAAAATATTACCATTACTTTTTTCAAAATCGCTCATTATCGGACTAATTCTTCCCGTAAAACACGACGCGGTAAAGCTTCTAATGATTCATCTTTATACTGTATATGTTCCCGTAAAACTTCGTTAATTAATTTTTGATAGTTGCCTCCATTTTTGGCATTTACAACTTCACGAAACCAGTCAATAATATCATCATCAAGGCATAGTGTAATCTGAGTTTTTCCTTGAGGAATAGGATCAATTGCACATTATTTTTGTGGTAATAAAATCGTATTACTATTTCATAGTTTATTCTTCATATTATTCCACTTATTCTTTATTTAACCCTGCCTTAAAAATATTCTCGATTTCTTGATAGTTCATTTGGGAAGGGGGGGGATATTTAAAGAGGTTTTTTTTACGATCTAGTAAGATTTCTAAGGCTTGACTAAAAGCTTCTTCATCGTGGCGATGTTCAGATAAATATTGACGAAGTTCAGTGTTATTCATGTCAGAGAGTTGTTTTTTCATAATTCAAAGTCCCAAATTCCTGCTTGATTGATTGTAATTTCTAGTCCATTATTAATTCCTGCTAAGAGGTAGATTGTTTTTAGTCTTTGGTCATAACGGAATAGGTTGATGGGTTGATAAAGATTTGAGAGTAGTTGACAAATAAAGATTGCGGTATCTTTCTGTTGATCGGTAGGCAATGAATTATTAACTCCTTGTATTAATTTCTATTCTATCTTGTAAGAGTTTAAACATCTATTTTCTCATTCTAGCTTATTATCCTTGTAGGGGCAAATGGCATTTGCCCTCCGATATGATATTCTACCCCCTGGAAAATCCTGCTGAGTTTCGCATTATTGGCGATCGCAAACTTTACGATCGCTTCCTCGGTCAAGAAATCAACGACCTAAGCAACCCCGATAAACCCAGAATTTGGCGACTCCTGCTCAAAAGAGACGGTTATTCCTATATCTTCCCTGCCCTCCCGGAAAACAATCCCAAGTTAACTATTCCCG from Aphanothece sacrum FPU1 encodes the following:
- a CDS encoding DUF6888 family protein — translated: MPTDQQKDTAIFICQLLSNLYQPINLFRYDQRLKTIYLLAGINNGLEITINQAGIWDFEL
- a CDS encoding BrnA antitoxin family protein: MDPIPQGKTQITLCLDDDIIDWFREVVNAKNGGNYQKLINEVLREHIQYKDESLEALPRRVLREELVR
- a CDS encoding helix-turn-helix domain-containing protein → MSDFEKSNGNIFDDLGDPEAKQTLVRAQILSRIIDIVNERNFTETETAETLGISKLEASQLIKGKLSQFFLEDLFSILNALDKDIEIILKPKVDTQAAKIRVLIEL
- a CDS encoding type II toxin-antitoxin system HicB family antitoxin; the protein is MKIRYELIIYWSEEDQAFIAEVPELAGCMADGETYQEAVQNAEIVIQEWIETAKELGRTIPEPKGRLLFV
- a CDS encoding DUF6887 family protein; this encodes MKKQLSDMNNTELRQYLSEHRHDEEAFSQALEILLDRKKNLFKYPPPSQMNYQEIENIFKAGLNKE